The following proteins are co-located in the Anser cygnoides isolate HZ-2024a breed goose chromosome 2, Taihu_goose_T2T_genome, whole genome shotgun sequence genome:
- the ANKRD29 gene encoding ankyrin repeat domain-containing protein 29 isoform X3 produces MVASYHGHIDCVRELVLQGADINLQRESGATALFFAAQQGHNDVVKFLFEFGASTEFKNKDGGTALLAACQYGHAKVVETLLKHGANIHDQLYDGASAIFLAAQGGYLDVIRLLLSSGAKVNQPRQVPMEVLHQKDGTAPLWIASQMGHSEVVRVMLLRGAERDAARDDGTTALLKAAIKGYNNVIEELLKFSPTLGLLKNGTSALHAAVLSGNVRTVALLLEAGADPCLRNKANELPAELTKNERILRLLRTKEKQRKS; encoded by the exons TCAGGTGCAACTGCTCTGTTCTTTGCTGCACAGCAAGGCCACAATGATGTGGTGAAGTTTCTCTTTGAATTTGGTGCCTCCACTGAATTTAAGAATAAG GATGGAGGTACTGCTCTTCTAGCTGCTTGTCAGTATGGGCATGCAAAGGTAGTGGAAACTCTGTTGAAGCATGGTGCCAACATTCACGATCAACTTTAC GATGGAGCTTCTGCAATTTTCTTGGCAGCGCAAGGAGGCTATCTGGATGTCATCCGATTGCTCCTTTCTTCAGGAGCAAAGGTTAACCAGCCACGACAG GTTCCCATGGAGGTGCTTCACCAAAAG GACGGGACAGCACCCCTGTGGATCGCGTCGCAGATGGGCCACAGCGAGGTGGTGCGAGTCATGCTGCTGCGGGGAGCCGAGCGGGACGCCGCGAGGGAT GATGGTACAACTGCTTTGCTGAAGGCTGCCATTAAAGGGTACAACAATGTGATAGAAGAGCTACTTAAATTCTCTCCCACCCTTGGCCTGCTGAAG AATGGGACCTCTGCTCTCCACGCGGCTGTTCTGAGCGGTAATGTGAGGAcggtggcactgctgctggaggcaggagcagaCCCGTGCCTGAGGAACAAG GCAAAcgagctgccagcagagctaACGAAAAATGAACGCATCCTCCGACTCCTTCgcacaaaggaaaagcaaaggaagagctAA